The following are encoded together in the Pleurocapsa sp. FMAR1 genome:
- a CDS encoding ABC transporter ATP-binding protein: protein MNLSNQFSQSQPTIIRLEAVEKVYGSGNTTVHALDKVDLTIHQGEYCSIMGASGSGKSTVMNIIGCLDRPTAGKYYLDNIAVAGLVDEDLAEIRNRKIGFVFQQFHLLPQVSALENVMLPMVYAGIPSKERQERAALALDKVGLGNRVHNRPNQLSGGQQQRVAIARAIVNEPLLLLADEPTGALDSHTTKEVLAIFCELHHSGITVVMVTHESEVAKLTERIIWFKDGQIVHSHLTPEEMIAVAVAT from the coding sequence ATGAATCTATCTAATCAGTTTTCCCAATCTCAGCCGACCATCATTCGCCTAGAAGCAGTAGAAAAAGTTTACGGTAGTGGCAATACAACAGTTCATGCCTTAGATAAAGTCGATCTTACTATCCATCAGGGAGAATACTGCTCGATAATGGGTGCGTCTGGTTCAGGCAAATCTACAGTCATGAATATAATTGGCTGTTTGGATCGACCAACCGCAGGAAAATATTATTTAGACAATATAGCAGTAGCAGGATTAGTTGATGAAGATTTAGCAGAAATTCGCAACCGCAAAATCGGCTTTGTGTTTCAGCAGTTTCATTTATTGCCTCAAGTTAGTGCCTTAGAAAATGTTATGTTACCCATGGTTTATGCAGGAATACCTAGCAAGGAAAGGCAGGAAAGAGCAGCCCTAGCCTTAGACAAAGTTGGTTTAGGCAATAGAGTTCACAATCGACCAAATCAGCTTTCTGGAGGGCAACAGCAGCGAGTTGCGATCGCCAGGGCTATTGTTAACGAACCATTATTATTATTGGCAGATGAACCTACTGGAGCGTTAGACTCCCATACAACCAAAGAAGTATTAGCAATTTTTTGCGAACTACATCATAGTGGCATTACCGTAGTTATGGTTACTCACGAGTCCGAGGTAGCTAAACTAACTGAAAGAATTATTTGGTTTAAAGATGGTCAAATAGTTCACTCTCACCTCACCCCCGAAGAAATGATTGCCGTAGCAGTGGCTACTTAG
- a CDS encoding ABC1 kinase family protein: MDYSQLEPTYSSRYDAKAIGSQYRWRPLRVIWRAIAVIWLFGNFALHLLFDKWTNRVAVNRQKRAIELRRVLTKLGPTYIKVGQALSTRPDLIRKDFLDELIKLQDQLPAFDNRIAFKIIELELERSIEEAYREFSANPVAAASLGQVYKAVLHTGEDVAVKVQRPNLRPTLNLDLYLMRRIAVWVEPWLPLNLGHDLALIVDEFGMKLFEEIDYYHEARNAEQFALNFAGDPDVKVPVIYNQFSSEKVLTLEWIDGIKLTDLDKLAAAGLDADNLIKIGVTSGLRQLLEYGFFHADPHPGNLFATLDGRMAYIDFGMMDQLSESMKETIASAVVQLINRDYQSLARDFVSLGFLTPETDIQPIVPALEKVLGNAIGESVGDFNFKTITDEFSELMYEYPFRLPAKFALIIRSLITQEGLALSLNPDFRIVEVSYPYVSQRLLTGESPQLRRRLLDVLIQDGKFQWTRLENMIAIASADDNFDLLPTARLGLQYILSEEGQYLRQQLLIALTEGDRLHTDEVKRLWSLIQDDIKPQKILDLAFNTFRQISADSVAAIIPSATTSR; the protein is encoded by the coding sequence ATGGATTATTCTCAGCTAGAACCTACTTATTCTTCGCGCTATGATGCCAAAGCGATCGGGTCTCAGTATCGTTGGCGACCTTTGCGGGTAATCTGGCGGGCGATCGCCGTTATTTGGCTATTTGGCAATTTTGCCCTGCATCTCTTATTCGATAAGTGGACAAATAGAGTGGCTGTAAATCGGCAAAAGCGAGCTATTGAACTGCGCCGAGTCTTAACCAAACTAGGCCCTACATACATCAAGGTAGGACAGGCTCTTTCTACCAGACCCGATCTGATTCGCAAGGATTTTTTAGATGAGTTAATTAAGCTTCAGGATCAGCTTCCAGCTTTTGATAACCGAATTGCTTTTAAAATCATCGAATTGGAGCTAGAACGCTCTATCGAAGAAGCCTATCGAGAATTTTCCGCTAACCCTGTGGCTGCTGCCAGCTTGGGTCAAGTATATAAGGCGGTGCTGCATACTGGCGAAGATGTGGCTGTAAAAGTTCAACGTCCTAATTTACGTCCTACACTCAATCTCGATCTTTATTTAATGAGACGTATAGCGGTTTGGGTAGAGCCTTGGCTACCGCTAAACTTGGGTCATGACTTGGCTCTAATTGTTGATGAATTTGGGATGAAACTATTTGAAGAAATAGATTATTATCACGAGGCAAGAAACGCCGAACAGTTTGCTCTTAATTTTGCTGGCGATCCTGATGTTAAGGTGCCAGTGATTTATAACCAGTTTAGTAGCGAAAAAGTCTTAACCTTGGAGTGGATTGATGGCATCAAGCTAACTGACTTAGATAAATTAGCAGCAGCAGGTTTGGATGCAGACAATCTGATTAAAATTGGTGTAACTTCAGGCTTGCGTCAGCTATTGGAATATGGCTTTTTCCATGCCGATCCTCATCCTGGTAATTTATTTGCTACCCTTGATGGTCGCATGGCTTATATCGACTTTGGCATGATGGATCAGCTTAGTGAGTCGATGAAAGAAACTATAGCCAGTGCTGTAGTGCAGCTAATTAACCGTGACTATCAGAGTTTGGCAAGAGATTTTGTCAGCTTGGGCTTTTTGACTCCTGAGACGGATATTCAGCCTATTGTCCCAGCATTAGAAAAAGTTTTGGGTAATGCCATCGGTGAAAGCGTCGGTGATTTTAACTTTAAGACCATTACCGACGAGTTTTCTGAACTAATGTACGAGTACCCTTTCCGCTTACCTGCTAAGTTTGCCCTGATTATTCGCTCTTTGATTACTCAAGAAGGATTAGCACTTAGCCTTAACCCCGACTTCAGAATTGTCGAGGTGTCTTATCCCTATGTATCTCAGAGGCTATTAACGGGTGAATCGCCTCAGTTAAGACGACGTTTACTAGATGTTTTAATTCAAGACGGCAAATTCCAGTGGACAAGATTAGAAAATATGATTGCGATCGCCAGTGCCGATGACAACTTCGATCTATTGCCTACAGCCCGCCTAGGTTTACAGTATATTCTTTCAGAAGAAGGTCAATATTTGCGCCAGCAGCTACTTATTGCTTTAACTGAAGGCGATCGCCTGCATACTGATGAGGTGAAAAGACTCTGGAGTTTAATTCAAGACGATATTAAACCGCAAAAGATACTTGACCTAGCTTTTAATACTTTTCGTCAGATCTCTGCTGATAGCGTCGCTGCGATTATTCCTTCTGCTACCACTTCAAGATAA
- a CDS encoding ChaB family protein encodes MADYTAERTITAVLKEEEQIDNIVRRLIDRGVPQDHISVMGQNFQSQTRITGFISKKDVVLGGLRTGAVFGSLFGSLLSLFTGIGVLFIPFIGSVVAAGPITSVLLGAATGAIAGGAGASLASALATLGMPKEKAAVYETRVKAGEYLLMAEVPANKSGEYQLLIEGAGGEEIHINDSTLPRPCPGRCEGAEDLSPEIRSHLSDAAQQEFIASYNAAFDETNNETQAEHKAWATIKDKYDEDENGIWSKSKVAS; translated from the coding sequence ATGGCAGATTATACAGCCGAACGTACTATCACCGCAGTCTTAAAAGAAGAAGAACAAATAGATAATATTGTCCGTCGTTTGATCGATCGTGGCGTACCTCAAGACCACATTTCGGTAATGGGACAAAACTTTCAATCTCAGACTCGCATTACTGGATTTATCAGTAAAAAAGACGTTGTGCTGGGTGGCTTGCGTACTGGTGCTGTCTTTGGCTCTTTATTTGGTTCTCTTTTAAGCTTATTTACTGGTATCGGCGTACTATTTATTCCCTTTATTGGTTCGGTTGTAGCGGCTGGACCAATAACCTCTGTACTTTTAGGTGCTGCCACTGGAGCGATCGCTGGAGGTGCGGGAGCGAGTTTGGCTTCGGCTCTAGCTACTTTGGGAATGCCCAAGGAGAAGGCTGCGGTTTACGAGACTCGCGTCAAGGCGGGTGAGTATTTATTGATGGCGGAAGTTCCAGCTAATAAATCTGGAGAGTACCAGCTATTAATCGAGGGCGCAGGAGGAGAAGAAATTCACATTAATGATTCTACCTTGCCCCGTCCTTGTCCTGGTCGCTGTGAAGGAGCAGAAGATTTATCCCCGGAAATTCGCTCTCATCTTTCAGATGCAGCGCAGCAAGAGTTTATCGCCAGTTATAATGCTGCATTTGATGAAACAAACAATGAGACTCAAGCAGAGCATAAAGCTTGGGCAACCATCAAAGACAAATATGATGAAGACGAGAATGGCATCTGGTCAAAATCTAAAGTAGCATCATAA
- a CDS encoding Dps family protein, translated as MPKLNIGLTEEQRHGVIELLNRDLANQYLLIIKTKKYHWDVIGPQFRTLHTLWEEHYEALTLNIDATAERVRALGGYPIGTAAGFIQYGTISEHASDLPNANEMVSRLVQDHELVIRDLREDIDKCGDQFHDEGTADFLTGLMEQHEEMAWMLRSFLEGEELESSGDRPGAETKPTVNA; from the coding sequence ATGCCAAAGTTAAATATCGGTCTAACAGAAGAACAGCGACATGGCGTAATAGAACTCTTGAATCGAGATTTAGCCAATCAATACTTATTGATCATCAAAACCAAAAAGTATCACTGGGATGTTATTGGGCCTCAGTTTCGTACCCTACATACCCTTTGGGAAGAGCATTACGAGGCTTTAACTCTCAATATAGATGCAACAGCCGAAAGAGTACGCGCTTTGGGTGGTTATCCCATAGGCACAGCAGCAGGATTTATTCAGTACGGTACTATTTCAGAACACGCTAGCGATTTACCCAACGCTAATGAGATGGTAAGCCGTTTAGTACAGGATCACGAGCTAGTTATTCGCGATTTGCGAGAAGATATCGACAAGTGTGGCGATCAATTCCATGACGAAGGTACGGCTGATTTTCTAACTGGCTTAATGGAACAGCACGAAGAAATGGCTTGGATGTTACGTTCCTTCTTAGAAGGTGAAGAGCTAGAATCTAGTGGCGATCGCCCTGGTGCAGAAACTAAACCAACTGTTAATGCCTAG
- a CDS encoding MGH1-like glycoside hydrolase domain-containing protein, whose product MPDHQKLTQEELRLQEDRERKAYWRRWGCYLSDRQWGTIREDYSADGSAWDYFDFEQSHYRAYRWGEDGIAGISDNHQRLCFSLSLWNGNDPFLKERFYGLTNSQGNHGEDVKEYYFQLDNTPTHSYMKFLYKYPQAAFPYDELAKKNQERGLEDREFELIETGVFEDDKYFDVTIEYAKASDEDILIYIQVANRAAESATIHLLPTLWFRNIWSWGYEVEKPKLKIYDRSENYSVIETQHPDLGKRWLYCAHDDNTPLLFTENNTNYQRLSQTTNDSPYVKDAFNSYVVDKEEDAVNPDNIGTKFAIHHVLELGAGETTGIQLRLSNQPDLKTPFGQTFNDTFQVRQQEADEFYQRVSPHQKSLELQNIERQAFAGMLWNKQYYYYVVDTWLKGDPSQPEPPAERKNGNKSNWIHLHTDDVISMPDKWEYPYFAAWDLAFHMIPLAAIDPDFAKKQLERLTREWYMHPNGQMPSYEWDFSGVNPPVHAWAVWQVYNIEQKIYGRSDKKFLERVFQKLLMNFTWWVNQNDDENNNVFQGGFLGLDNIGVFNRGDLPTGGKLSQSDGTSWMAMYCLDLLTIALELAGDNDIYEDIASKFFEHFLYIVDAMNHLGTEGADLWNEEDGFYYDVLHLPNGENINLKVRSLVGLIPLLAVTTIQQETLEKLPSFKNRIDWFVNERPQLSRNLACMEGCDNDSSRLLAVVNEDRLRLLLAKMLDETEFLSDYGIRSVSKYHQEHPYVFETDDEEYDVTYEPAESPTKMFGGNSNWRGPIWFPINYLLIESLQKFDYYYDGNFKVECPTGSGTMLSLKEIASELERRLINIFLPKANGSKPVYGDFTKFYADPHWQNLILFHEYFHGDNGAGLGASHQTGWTGLIAKLIMQKSEYESKS is encoded by the coding sequence ATGCCAGACCATCAAAAGCTTACTCAAGAAGAACTTAGGTTGCAAGAAGATAGAGAGCGTAAAGCATACTGGCGTAGATGGGGATGTTATTTAAGCGATCGCCAGTGGGGTACTATACGGGAAGACTATAGTGCCGACGGTTCAGCTTGGGATTACTTTGACTTTGAACAGTCTCACTATCGGGCATATCGTTGGGGAGAAGATGGTATTGCGGGTATTTCTGATAATCACCAAAGGTTATGCTTTTCTTTATCGCTTTGGAATGGAAATGACCCTTTTTTAAAAGAAAGATTTTATGGTTTAACTAACTCTCAAGGTAATCATGGAGAAGATGTTAAAGAGTATTATTTTCAACTTGATAACACTCCTACCCATTCTTACATGAAGTTCCTCTACAAGTATCCTCAAGCAGCTTTTCCTTATGATGAGTTAGCCAAGAAAAACCAGGAGAGAGGTCTAGAAGATAGAGAATTTGAATTAATCGAAACAGGAGTTTTTGAGGACGATAAATATTTTGATGTCACCATTGAATACGCCAAAGCTAGCGATGAAGATATTTTAATTTATATTCAAGTTGCCAACCGCGCAGCAGAAAGTGCAACCATTCATTTATTGCCTACACTCTGGTTTCGGAATATTTGGTCTTGGGGTTATGAGGTTGAAAAACCCAAATTAAAAATATACGATCGCTCAGAAAACTACAGCGTTATTGAAACACAGCATCCTGATTTGGGTAAACGATGGCTGTATTGCGCTCATGATGATAATACACCCCTACTGTTTACCGAAAATAACACTAATTATCAAAGGTTATCTCAGACAACCAACGATTCCCCCTACGTCAAAGATGCCTTTAATAGTTACGTGGTAGACAAAGAAGAAGACGCAGTTAATCCCGATAATATTGGCACTAAATTCGCTATTCATCACGTCTTAGAATTAGGTGCGGGGGAAACCACAGGTATACAGCTAAGACTATCTAATCAGCCAGATCTGAAAACACCTTTTGGGCAGACTTTTAATGACACCTTTCAAGTGCGTCAACAAGAAGCTGACGAATTTTATCAGCGTGTATCTCCTCATCAAAAAAGCCTAGAATTACAAAATATTGAACGTCAGGCATTTGCAGGGATGCTCTGGAACAAACAATATTATTATTATGTAGTTGATACTTGGCTAAAAGGCGATCCATCTCAACCCGAACCACCAGCAGAAAGGAAAAACGGCAACAAGAGTAACTGGATACATCTTCACACTGATGATGTCATATCTATGCCCGACAAGTGGGAGTATCCCTATTTTGCAGCTTGGGATTTAGCCTTTCATATGATTCCTTTAGCAGCGATTGACCCTGATTTTGCTAAAAAACAGCTAGAAAGACTTACTCGTGAGTGGTATATGCACCCCAACGGACAAATGCCCTCCTATGAATGGGATTTTAGTGGAGTCAACCCGCCTGTCCATGCTTGGGCTGTGTGGCAAGTGTATAACATTGAACAAAAAATATACGGGCGTTCGGACAAGAAGTTTTTAGAAAGAGTTTTCCAAAAGCTGTTGATGAACTTTACCTGGTGGGTAAATCAAAATGACGACGAAAACAATAATGTCTTCCAAGGTGGATTTTTGGGTTTAGATAACATTGGTGTATTTAATCGCGGCGACTTACCCACAGGAGGCAAACTATCCCAGTCTGATGGTACTAGCTGGATGGCAATGTATTGTTTGGACTTACTAACTATTGCTTTAGAGTTGGCAGGGGATAACGACATTTATGAAGATATTGCCAGTAAGTTTTTTGAACATTTTCTTTATATTGTCGATGCCATGAACCATCTAGGTACAGAAGGCGCAGACTTATGGAATGAGGAAGATGGTTTTTATTATGATGTTTTGCATCTTCCTAATGGTGAAAATATCAATCTAAAAGTGCGATCGCTCGTCGGTTTAATTCCTCTACTGGCTGTAACTACTATTCAACAAGAGACTTTAGAAAAACTACCCAGCTTTAAAAACCGTATTGATTGGTTTGTTAACGAACGTCCTCAGCTTAGTCGCAACCTCGCCTGTATGGAAGGATGCGACAATGATTCTAGTCGTTTGTTAGCAGTAGTTAATGAGGATAGGTTACGTCTTCTATTGGCGAAAATGCTAGATGAAACTGAATTTCTCAGTGATTACGGCATTCGTTCTGTATCTAAATATCATCAAGAACATCCCTACGTCTTTGAGACTGATGATGAAGAATACGATGTAACTTATGAACCAGCCGAGTCGCCGACCAAAATGTTTGGGGGTAATTCTAACTGGCGAGGACCTATTTGGTTTCCCATCAACTATCTTCTAATAGAATCTTTGCAGAAATTTGACTACTATTACGATGGTAATTTTAAAGTAGAATGCCCCACAGGTTCGGGTACAATGCTAAGTCTCAAGGAAATAGCATCAGAATTAGAAAGAAGATTGATTAATATCTTTTTACCCAAAGCCAACGGATCGAAACCAGTATACGGAGATTTTACCAAATTTTACGCCGATCCTCATTGGCAAAACTTGATTCTATTTCATGAGTATTTTCATGGCGATAATGGCGCAGGTTTAGGCGCATCTCATCAGACTGGCTGGACTGGTTTAATTGCTAAGTTGATTATGCAAAAAAGTGAATATGAATCCAAAAGTTAA
- a CDS encoding NblA/ycf18 family protein, giving the protein MKRLENSLSVEQEFNHKVFESRVKQLSREEAQELLVQMHKQMFYKENLYKELFISQEKDIVDSLFGVKNN; this is encoded by the coding sequence ATGAAAAGATTAGAAAATAGCCTTTCTGTCGAACAAGAATTTAATCACAAAGTATTTGAAAGTCGGGTCAAGCAGCTATCCCGTGAGGAAGCGCAAGAGCTACTCGTACAGATGCACAAGCAAATGTTTTACAAAGAGAATCTCTACAAAGAATTATTTATTAGCCAAGAAAAAGATATTGTTGATTCTTTGTTTGGAGTCAAAAACAATTAA
- a CDS encoding sigma-70 family RNA polymerase sigma factor, producing MNSSNTIAKYLKEIGRTPLLKGEEEVELANQIQAMMPLLEQDDLTAEEEKIVRRGQRAKQKMARANLRLVVSIAKKYQNRGLSFLDLIQEGSIGVMRAAEKFDPSKGYKFSTYSYWWIRQAMTRALANQARTIRLPIHITQDLNKIKKVTRQLSQELGRKPSEDELIAELDISQKKFRSILRASQVTKPRSLNVTIDDNQTELGQILADDSASPTDFIYEKELSSQVEDLLDTLSPKQRDVITLRFGLKDGEIMTYEQIGNQCGISRERVRQIKNRALRLLKQRASVLSQQAG from the coding sequence ATGAATTCAAGTAATACTATCGCTAAATATCTAAAAGAAATTGGACGTACACCTTTACTGAAAGGAGAAGAAGAGGTTGAGCTTGCAAATCAAATTCAGGCGATGATGCCTTTATTAGAGCAAGATGATTTGACTGCTGAAGAAGAAAAGATTGTTCGCAGAGGACAACGAGCCAAACAAAAAATGGCTCGAGCAAACCTACGTCTAGTAGTCTCTATTGCCAAAAAATACCAGAATCGAGGTTTGTCCTTCTTAGATTTGATTCAAGAAGGTAGTATTGGTGTAATGAGGGCAGCAGAAAAATTTGACCCAAGCAAAGGATACAAATTTTCTACCTATAGTTACTGGTGGATTAGACAAGCCATGACCAGAGCGCTCGCCAATCAAGCTCGTACTATTCGTTTGCCAATTCACATTACTCAAGACCTCAACAAAATAAAAAAAGTCACTCGTCAATTGTCTCAGGAACTGGGCAGAAAACCCAGTGAAGATGAACTAATTGCTGAACTTGATATTAGCCAGAAAAAATTTAGATCTATTCTTAGAGCTTCGCAAGTTACTAAGCCAAGAAGCCTCAATGTAACCATTGATGACAATCAGACCGAGTTAGGGCAAATATTAGCAGATGATTCAGCTTCGCCTACGGACTTTATCTATGAAAAAGAATTAAGTTCTCAGGTTGAAGATTTATTAGATACTTTGTCTCCTAAACAACGAGATGTAATTACTCTTCGCTTTGGTTTGAAAGATGGCGAAATAATGACTTATGAACAGATAGGCAATCAGTGCGGTATCAGCAGGGAACGAGTAAGACAAATTAAGAATAGAGCTTTAAGGTTATTAAAACAAAGAGCAAGCGTGCTTTCTCAACAAGCAGGATAG